The Nitrospiraceae bacterium genome has a window encoding:
- a CDS encoding universal stress protein has translation MHIMIAVDGSEFSEWSVQMLESLASRPPELVTLLHVIDSASLKAAARKHPSASKHALAALEKAGDLSLRRLEGLARTSLAQAGTKPHTTIDQVTAHGPIAETISLQAKKRKADLLVLGSRGLSDMESYLLGSVSRKASLLAHCPVLVVKRPINKLRRVLFAADGSKYSQGACSFLCKRFLPDATPVTVLSIAEPTVTELATQYLSKEQLDQISTPQRSAAEQVVAKFRERFIGEGYEVHTEVQFDHLTDSILQVAKLTNSDLLVAGSRGLTGSERLRLGSVSETLLKYAPCSVLIVRGWRA, from the coding sequence ATGCATATCATGATTGCGGTGGACGGATCAGAGTTCTCCGAGTGGAGCGTGCAAATGCTCGAATCTCTGGCCAGCCGGCCTCCGGAGTTGGTCACCTTGCTGCATGTGATCGACAGCGCCTCCCTCAAAGCGGCCGCCCGCAAGCACCCTTCCGCCTCCAAGCATGCGCTTGCCGCGTTGGAAAAGGCCGGCGACCTATCGCTTCGCCGACTGGAGGGCCTGGCCCGTACCTCCTTGGCTCAAGCAGGGACCAAGCCCCACACGACGATCGACCAAGTGACGGCCCACGGTCCCATCGCCGAAACGATCAGTCTCCAGGCCAAAAAGAGAAAGGCCGATCTGCTGGTGTTGGGGTCACGCGGCCTGAGCGACATGGAAAGTTACCTGCTGGGAAGCGTCTCCAGAAAGGCCAGCTTGCTCGCCCATTGCCCGGTGCTGGTCGTCAAACGCCCGATCAACAAGCTCCGTCGGGTGCTGTTCGCGGCCGACGGCTCAAAGTATTCGCAAGGCGCCTGCAGTTTTCTGTGCAAACGCTTCCTGCCGGACGCTACCCCGGTGACGGTGCTGTCCATTGCCGAACCGACCGTCACGGAGTTGGCGACGCAGTACCTTTCGAAAGAACAGCTGGATCAGATCTCGACTCCGCAGCGTAGTGCCGCCGAACAGGTGGTGGCAAAGTTCCGTGAGCGGTTTATCGGCGAAGGCTACGAAGTACACACGGAGGTCCAGTTCGACCATCTGACCGATTCGATCCTGCAGGTAGCAAAGCTGACGAACAGCGACCTGCTCGTGGCCGGCTCCCGTGGGCTGACCGGATCGGAGCGGCTCCGCCTGGGCAGCGTGTCGGAAACCCTGCTGAAGTACGCGCCCTGCTCGGTCCTCATCGTGCGAGGATGGCGTGCCTGA
- a CDS encoding universal stress protein, with protein sequence MVAGRWMVALDESDAAERVIHWARRFPHPKDTVITLVHVLGQLEIPDAIGAKGQHLLLQQQAAVAEALLDRARRLLEEVFASVEVLLQEGAPSQELLRLIREHRPELVISGTGGVSRTTGVVLGSVSHRLLSEAPCSVLLVPEKVPRRAGLRVMLATDGSSDAQRAAGVLATLPDVRDIIIVSVVRPLGAEKLVLEQMHDPESRRMQAQFLRGRRAAAHQAVQDAARLVQRQSANVETRLLVGHPAEAIARAARREGADLLVLGSRGLTGVKAVALGSVSRAVAQLAGCPVLIVKREA encoded by the coding sequence GTGGTAGCCGGGCGTTGGATGGTCGCCTTGGATGAGTCGGATGCGGCCGAGAGAGTCATCCATTGGGCCAGGCGCTTTCCCCACCCAAAGGACACAGTCATCACCCTCGTACATGTCTTGGGGCAATTGGAGATTCCGGACGCTATCGGGGCAAAGGGACAGCACCTCCTGCTGCAACAACAGGCGGCGGTTGCGGAGGCCCTGCTGGATCGGGCTCGCCGACTGTTAGAGGAGGTGTTTGCGTCGGTCGAGGTCCTGTTGCAGGAAGGAGCGCCCAGCCAGGAACTTCTGCGGTTGATTCGCGAGCATCGACCGGAGTTGGTGATTTCCGGAACGGGCGGGGTGTCCCGTACGACCGGCGTGGTTCTTGGGAGCGTTTCCCATCGGTTGCTGAGTGAGGCTCCCTGCTCGGTGCTGTTGGTGCCCGAAAAGGTTCCGCGGCGAGCGGGGCTTCGGGTCATGCTGGCGACCGATGGCTCATCTGATGCGCAGCGAGCGGCCGGTGTGTTGGCGACCCTGCCGGATGTGCGCGACATCATCATCGTCAGCGTGGTGCGGCCGCTTGGTGCGGAAAAGCTGGTGTTGGAGCAGATGCATGATCCGGAAAGCCGGAGGATGCAGGCACAGTTTCTACGGGGGCGCCGGGCCGCGGCGCATCAGGCGGTGCAAGACGCGGCGCGTCTGGTCCAGAGACAGTCGGCGAACGTCGAGACGCGCCTGCTCGTGGGCCACCCGGCTGAAGCCATTGCACGGGCGGCGCGTCGCGAGGGGGCTGACCTCTTGGTATTGGGCTCGCGGGGGCTCACCGGGGTCAAGGCGGTGGCGCTCGGCAGCGTGTCGCGCGCCGTGGCGCAATTGGCGGGCTGTCCGGTCTTGATCGTGAAGCGTGAAGCGTGA
- a CDS encoding adenosine-specific kinase, with protein sequence MALNLTAVSIQKPEEVNVILGQAHFIKTVEDVHEALVTAVPGIKFGLAFCEASGSCLVRWSGTDQELTALARSNAQAIGAGHSFIIFLRECYPINVLPALRQVPEICGVFCATANTVEVILAETRLGRGIMGVVDGERPKGIEQDADIAERKALLRRFGYKA encoded by the coding sequence ATGGCTCTGAATCTGACAGCGGTCTCGATCCAAAAGCCCGAGGAGGTTAACGTCATTCTCGGCCAGGCGCATTTCATCAAGACGGTCGAGGATGTGCATGAGGCCCTGGTGACGGCAGTGCCGGGGATCAAATTCGGGCTGGCATTTTGTGAGGCTTCCGGCTCCTGCCTGGTCCGTTGGAGCGGGACGGACCAGGAACTTACAGCTTTGGCGCGGAGCAATGCCCAGGCCATCGGAGCGGGACATAGCTTCATCATCTTTTTGCGAGAGTGCTATCCCATCAACGTATTGCCGGCGTTGAGACAGGTGCCCGAGATCTGCGGAGTGTTTTGCGCCACCGCCAACACCGTGGAGGTAATTCTGGCGGAGACGCGGTTGGGGCGGGGCATTATGGGTGTCGTGGACGGTGAGCGTCCGAAGGGAATCGAACAGGACGCAGACATTGCCGAGCGCAAAGCGCTCTTGCGGCGATTCGGCTACAAGGCCTGA
- a CDS encoding NAD(P)H-dependent oxidoreductase gives MSKHITIIQGNPDGSVRHFGHALADEYANGARDGGHEVRRIDVAAMNFPILRTKAEFEEGVPPDAIRHAQDDVRWADHLVIVYPLWLGSMPALLKAFFEQLLRPGFAFEHQQSGASPKKLMTGKSARIVVTMGMPAILYQWFFLAHSLRSFKRNILEFVGFAPVKSTVIGNIETLTEAQRMAWLDTLRSLGRAGR, from the coding sequence ATGAGTAAGCACATCACGATCATCCAGGGTAATCCTGATGGGTCGGTGCGCCATTTCGGCCATGCCTTGGCCGATGAATACGCGAACGGCGCCAGAGACGGCGGCCACGAGGTGCGGCGGATCGACGTGGCCGCGATGAACTTTCCGATTCTGCGGACGAAGGCCGAATTCGAGGAGGGGGTGCCGCCCGATGCGATTCGTCATGCGCAGGACGATGTGCGATGGGCCGACCACCTCGTGATCGTGTATCCGCTCTGGCTGGGCTCCATGCCCGCGCTGCTCAAGGCGTTCTTCGAACAACTGCTTCGTCCTGGTTTCGCGTTCGAGCATCAACAGTCTGGTGCTAGCCCCAAGAAGCTGATGACGGGAAAATCCGCCAGGATCGTCGTCACGATGGGGATGCCGGCGATTTTATATCAGTGGTTTTTTCTCGCCCACAGCCTGAGGAGTTTCAAACGCAACATTCTGGAGTTCGTGGGTTTTGCGCCGGTGAAGAGTACGGTCATTGGAAACATTGAAACCCTCACCGAAGCGCAGCGGATGGCATGGCTCGACACTCTGCGCAGTCTGGGGCGGGCCGGTCGCTGA
- a CDS encoding Hsp20/alpha crystallin family protein: protein MAKEAMSEKEGKALAVQESRPIASRLSEMERLFERMVDDIWGGRFPGMAGIFGKERLGLPTLSLRMPSLDLYEEKDEIVVKADIPGMSKEDIQVSMSGDMLTIKGEKKQAEEVKEKDYYRRERSYGSFARSVQLPCEVKGDAVKASFKDGVLEIRCQKTDEAKRKSVTIKID, encoded by the coding sequence ATGGCCAAGGAAGCGATGAGCGAAAAGGAAGGCAAGGCACTGGCGGTGCAGGAAAGCAGACCGATTGCATCGAGGCTGAGCGAGATGGAACGGCTGTTCGAACGGATGGTCGACGACATTTGGGGCGGTCGGTTTCCCGGCATGGCGGGGATATTCGGGAAGGAGCGCCTGGGGCTTCCCACTCTGTCACTCCGGATGCCTTCGCTGGACTTGTATGAAGAAAAGGATGAGATCGTTGTAAAAGCCGACATTCCCGGTATGAGCAAGGAAGACATTCAGGTGTCGATGTCCGGGGATATGCTCACCATCAAGGGAGAAAAGAAGCAGGCGGAAGAAGTGAAGGAGAAGGACTACTACCGACGCGAGCGGTCCTATGGCTCCTTTGCTCGGAGCGTACAGCTCCCCTGCGAAGTGAAGGGCGATGCGGTCAAGGCATCGTTCAAGGACGGTGTGTTGGAAATTCGCTGCCAGAAGACGGATGAGGCCAAGAGAAAATCCGTCACGATCAAGATCGACTAG
- a CDS encoding CBS domain-containing protein, whose translation MRRSDLLTQACDPKTLTVGHVMQDAVFTCSAKTDALTIGRLMSKQNFGSLPVLEEDGAVVGLVSEYDLLQAMIDGRDLRKITAEEIMTTHPKTATEMMTLTEAANVFQDRYLTRLPVVRERKLVGIVARRDLLRGYMKATDYFS comes from the coding sequence ATGAGGCGCAGCGATCTCCTTACCCAAGCATGCGATCCCAAAACCTTGACGGTCGGGCACGTCATGCAGGATGCCGTCTTCACCTGCTCGGCCAAGACCGATGCGCTGACCATCGGCCGCCTGATGAGCAAGCAGAATTTCGGCAGCCTGCCGGTCTTGGAGGAGGACGGAGCGGTAGTCGGTCTCGTGTCCGAATATGATTTGCTCCAAGCCATGATCGACGGCCGTGATCTCCGCAAGATCACGGCGGAGGAAATCATGACGACCCACCCGAAAACGGCGACCGAAATGATGACGCTGACCGAGGCGGCGAACGTATTTCAGGACCGGTATCTCACGCGGCTGCCCGTCGTGCGGGAGAGGAAACTTGTCGGGATTGTCGCTCGACGTGATCTGCTGCGGGGGTACATGAAAGCGACCGACTATTTTTCTTGA
- a CDS encoding L,D-transpeptidase, whose translation MGLVFSAIPTAVAAEPDTLAPTKGRHSLCAVHHPSDDRIEWNCRRLRNGETLEKLFAARWTDVARFNRVDRRHVYPGREIKVPRRLDELDDFAPLPRHLPAGDPYDKLILIDLAEQYLGAYELGRLRFAFPITAGEPEHETPVGQFRITAADVAHASCLYTIERTDIPYPMRYALRFHVNREGVSYWIHGRDMPGYPASHGCVGLYDETMQRDYYGLPVDPQLDDARRLFEWVMGRVESPRFSMDMPPGPPVVVQGVAPGRTMVPTK comes from the coding sequence ATGGGGCTGGTCTTTTCCGCCATCCCGACCGCGGTCGCGGCCGAGCCGGACACGTTGGCCCCGACAAAGGGCCGTCACTCCCTCTGCGCCGTGCACCATCCGAGCGATGATCGGATCGAGTGGAACTGCCGGCGGCTTCGAAATGGGGAGACGCTGGAGAAACTCTTCGCGGCACGCTGGACCGACGTCGCGCGGTTCAACCGGGTCGATCGGCGCCATGTCTATCCTGGGCGGGAAATCAAGGTGCCGCGGAGGCTCGACGAACTCGACGATTTCGCGCCGTTGCCCCGGCATCTTCCGGCTGGAGACCCGTACGACAAGCTCATTCTCATCGACCTTGCCGAGCAATACTTGGGGGCTTATGAGCTGGGTCGGCTCCGATTCGCGTTCCCCATTACGGCGGGTGAGCCGGAGCATGAAACCCCGGTCGGGCAGTTTCGCATCACGGCGGCGGATGTCGCCCACGCGTCGTGTCTATACACGATTGAACGAACGGACATTCCCTATCCCATGCGGTACGCGCTACGGTTTCATGTGAATCGCGAGGGTGTGAGCTACTGGATTCATGGGCGCGACATGCCGGGCTACCCTGCGTCGCATGGCTGCGTCGGGCTGTATGATGAGACGATGCAGCGGGACTACTATGGATTGCCGGTCGATCCGCAGTTGGATGATGCCAGGCGGCTGTTCGAGTGGGTGATGGGTCGGGTGGAATCGCCGAGGTTCTCGATGGACATGCCTCCAGGGCCCCCTGTTGTGGTTCAGGGTGTTGCGCCTGGTCGGACTATGGTGCCGACGAAATAG
- a CDS encoding DUF2934 domain-containing protein, translated as MERPDLPREPKRRTPRNSNKKSTQSAKPRGSKPKTEKLILATPTTDTSPPVELHAKIARRAYELYAERGYRDGHAEEDWLEAEQEILNGLERS; from the coding sequence ATGGAACGCCCAGACCTTCCCCGCGAACCGAAACGACGTACGCCCCGAAACTCGAACAAGAAGAGCACGCAGTCAGCCAAACCCAGAGGATCGAAACCGAAGACAGAGAAGCTGATTCTCGCCACGCCCACTACAGACACGTCGCCTCCCGTCGAGCTTCATGCTAAGATCGCGCGTCGTGCGTATGAACTGTACGCCGAACGCGGCTATCGCGACGGCCATGCCGAGGAGGATTGGCTGGAAGCCGAGCAGGAGATCCTGAACGGGCTTGAGCGATCCTGA
- a CDS encoding pentapeptide repeat-containing protein, with the protein MISPRSVNVVRFGWPLALCMAMACGLLPLSATAGTGASSSCDGPFKHKRPAPSAFESLLRSHARWLDNRDAAEGRRANLCQADLRGIRLVNANLERVRFDGATLRGANLRGANLVQSHLTGADLSQAVLDEANLVGADLRKAQLSNAHLNQSIANEVAFYGANLQGAQFREATLERAHFEDSDLRSADFSGATVMDGYFYGANLNKANMVGADLVSADLRRTDLRQANLRRADLEGALLDGANLDGASLIEAELDSAYLDDASLAKADLREAILRGADVRFANLNAAVLQHANLDNANLEGASLQKARLDAATLSMAIFYKANLQGANLQGAKLYRAVLIGGKFIKADLRKADLSEVYAPKVILHSATLREATLDSANLVSADLRSADLSRANLTQANLREAILKGADLRQSDFTGAQLNDADLQRADLRGADLTGAVGLAQTQLDAACLDGTTKLPADLHLPHPCPVEKKNAKRP; encoded by the coding sequence ATGATCAGCCCCCGCAGCGTGAACGTGGTTCGGTTCGGATGGCCCCTCGCGCTCTGCATGGCGATGGCCTGCGGATTGTTACCGTTGTCGGCGACAGCCGGCACGGGCGCTTCCTCTTCCTGCGACGGACCATTCAAGCATAAACGGCCGGCCCCATCGGCGTTCGAGTCGTTGCTGCGATCGCATGCGCGCTGGCTGGACAACCGAGACGCTGCCGAAGGACGCCGCGCCAACCTCTGTCAGGCCGACCTGCGCGGCATACGGCTGGTGAACGCGAATCTCGAACGAGTCCGGTTCGACGGAGCAACGCTGCGCGGCGCCAACCTTCGCGGTGCGAACCTGGTTCAGAGCCACCTGACGGGCGCGGATCTGTCGCAGGCGGTGTTGGATGAGGCCAACCTCGTGGGCGCAGACCTGAGAAAAGCGCAATTGTCGAACGCGCATCTCAATCAATCCATCGCCAACGAAGTGGCCTTTTATGGAGCGAACCTCCAGGGGGCACAGTTCCGAGAAGCGACGCTCGAACGCGCCCACTTCGAGGACTCGGACCTGCGGTCCGCTGATTTCAGCGGTGCCACGGTCATGGACGGTTATTTCTACGGCGCGAATCTCAACAAAGCCAACATGGTCGGGGCCGACCTCGTCAGTGCAGACCTGCGCCGCACGGATCTCCGGCAGGCGAACCTGCGCCGCGCCGATCTGGAGGGGGCGTTGCTGGACGGCGCCAACCTCGACGGCGCGTCCCTGATCGAAGCCGAATTGGACAGCGCGTATCTGGACGACGCCTCATTGGCCAAGGCCGATCTCCGCGAAGCGATCCTCCGCGGAGCCGACGTGCGTTTCGCCAATCTCAATGCGGCCGTCCTCCAACATGCGAATCTGGACAATGCCAACCTCGAAGGCGCATCTTTGCAGAAGGCACGGTTGGATGCAGCGACCCTCTCCATGGCGATTTTCTACAAGGCCAACCTCCAGGGGGCAAACCTCCAGGGAGCCAAACTCTACCGGGCGGTCCTCATCGGCGGGAAATTCATCAAGGCCGATCTGCGCAAAGCCGACCTCAGCGAGGTCTATGCGCCAAAAGTGATTCTGCACTCGGCGACACTTCGGGAAGCGACGCTCGACTCGGCCAACCTGGTGTCGGCCGATCTCCGGAGCGCCGACCTCAGCCGTGCGAACCTCACCCAGGCGAACTTGCGGGAGGCGATATTGAAGGGCGCCGACTTGCGCCAATCGGATTTCACCGGGGCGCAATTGAACGACGCGGATCTGCAACGGGCCGATTTGCGCGGAGCCGATCTCACCGGGGCGGTGGGACTTGCGCAAACCCAATTGGATGCGGCCTGCCTTGACGGGACGACCAAGTTACCGGCGGATCTCCACCTCCCGCATCCCTGCCCGGTGGAAAAGAAAAACGCGAAAAGGCCGTGA
- a CDS encoding cation-transporting P-type ATPase translates to MPEVTPQEICRLIPSQVYQALGTLPQGLTADQVQRRLLQYGPNSLQELQARSLTRRFLEQFTHFLALLLWVAAALAFTADYLHPGEGTATLGWAILGVILINAVFAFLQEYKAERALHALQELLPTNAWVTRNGQLQQVSRRDLVPGDLLMLEEGEQIPADARLIDAVDLRVDNSPLTGESKPKRRASDPVTDGHQFDLLNLVFAGTTVLSGHGQAVVFATGLQTEFGRIARLTTTVQQGLSPLQQEIVKVTRVVAGLSLGMGLLFFTIGVGMGLGFWTSAIFGIGIIVANVPEGLLPTVTLALAMGSQRMAKRKALVKHLPSVETLGCTTVICTDKTGTLTENRMRVDRLYVDDLAIEAREGCLFARNRMISAAEAERWTPLFDALVHCNNAKQTRRADGRIIVSGDPTETALLNFAMSHGLMHRPLLRRMGELAFDADRKRMTTLHWSEGHLLAFTKGAPESLLPLCRQVQGPSGAYDLTPDGRKKILAQSQTYAQQAYRVLAVAMREIRQSVGQLDIETVEQSLTFLGLVAMMDPPHREVPQAITTCRRAGIRVIMITGDHPLTALAIARQIGLAPPQTPQRPGRFVPVIEGAQIDRLTDDQLSQMLTPTTADEPEPIFARMAPRHKLRIVSTLKHMGEIVAVTGDGVNDAPAMKRADVGIAMGVAGTDVAKETASMILLDDNFATIVNAIEEGRTVYNNIRKFVTYVLASNVPEVVPYLGFGLSSMPLALTVPQILAVDLGTDMVPALALGAEKPHAGIMDEPPRPKSERLLSADVLLRAYAFLGLIEAGIAMGGFFLYLYANGWTWRTPLDWSDPLYKEATTVTFTAIVAAQMANVFACRSDRTSIFKLGWGSNPLILVGVAVELAILLLITYTPIGHLVFSTAPLPGWIFWPITLGALLLLAAEELRKLVAAHLRRNGSFTPRWTAPPPQQHLHSSV, encoded by the coding sequence GTGCCTGAGGTGACACCCCAGGAGATCTGTCGGCTGATCCCGAGCCAGGTCTATCAAGCACTGGGGACGCTGCCGCAAGGGCTCACTGCCGATCAGGTTCAACGACGGCTGTTGCAGTACGGCCCGAACAGCCTGCAAGAGCTACAAGCGCGGTCCCTGACTCGGCGGTTTCTCGAGCAGTTCACCCATTTTCTCGCGTTGCTCCTCTGGGTCGCCGCCGCGCTGGCCTTCACGGCCGATTACCTCCATCCGGGCGAGGGCACGGCCACCTTGGGATGGGCCATCCTCGGGGTGATCCTCATCAACGCCGTGTTCGCCTTCCTTCAGGAATACAAGGCTGAACGGGCCCTCCACGCACTGCAGGAACTCCTGCCCACAAACGCTTGGGTGACGCGAAACGGGCAGCTGCAGCAGGTGTCCCGCCGTGACCTCGTACCGGGCGATCTGCTCATGCTCGAGGAGGGCGAACAGATTCCCGCCGACGCCCGCCTGATCGATGCGGTGGACCTGCGCGTCGACAATTCGCCCCTCACCGGCGAATCCAAACCGAAGCGGCGCGCCTCCGACCCGGTCACCGACGGCCATCAGTTCGACCTCCTCAATCTGGTCTTCGCAGGCACCACCGTCCTCTCCGGCCACGGCCAAGCGGTCGTGTTCGCCACGGGACTCCAGACGGAATTCGGGCGCATCGCCCGCCTCACGACCACTGTGCAGCAGGGGTTGAGCCCGCTCCAGCAGGAGATCGTCAAGGTGACGCGCGTCGTCGCGGGGCTCTCCCTCGGTATGGGGCTCCTGTTTTTTACGATCGGGGTCGGCATGGGACTTGGCTTTTGGACCAGCGCGATATTCGGGATCGGCATCATCGTGGCGAACGTGCCGGAAGGGCTCCTCCCGACCGTCACCCTGGCGCTCGCGATGGGCAGCCAGCGGATGGCGAAACGGAAGGCCCTCGTCAAGCACCTTCCCTCCGTCGAAACCCTGGGCTGTACGACGGTGATCTGCACCGACAAAACCGGCACGCTGACCGAAAACCGCATGCGGGTCGATCGACTGTATGTAGACGATCTTGCCATCGAGGCGCGGGAAGGTTGTCTGTTCGCGCGCAATCGGATGATCAGCGCGGCCGAGGCGGAGCGCTGGACCCCTCTGTTTGATGCCCTCGTTCACTGCAACAACGCCAAGCAGACGCGTCGCGCCGATGGGCGCATCATCGTCTCCGGCGATCCGACCGAAACAGCGCTGTTGAACTTCGCCATGTCCCATGGGCTCATGCACCGGCCCCTCCTGCGCCGCATGGGGGAGTTGGCCTTCGATGCGGACCGCAAACGCATGACCACGCTGCATTGGAGCGAGGGCCACCTGTTGGCCTTTACCAAAGGCGCGCCCGAATCCTTGCTCCCGCTCTGCCGTCAGGTGCAGGGCCCGTCCGGAGCCTATGACCTGACGCCGGACGGCCGCAAAAAAATCCTGGCGCAAAGCCAAACCTATGCCCAACAGGCCTATCGTGTCCTCGCCGTCGCCATGAGGGAGATCAGGCAGTCTGTGGGGCAGTTGGACATCGAGACGGTTGAACAGTCCCTGACATTTCTTGGCTTAGTCGCAATGATGGACCCGCCTCACCGCGAAGTGCCTCAGGCGATCACCACCTGCCGCCGCGCCGGCATCCGCGTGATCATGATCACCGGAGACCATCCGCTCACCGCCTTGGCCATCGCCAGACAAATCGGACTGGCGCCGCCCCAGACTCCCCAACGGCCGGGTCGGTTCGTGCCGGTCATCGAAGGGGCGCAGATCGATCGTCTGACCGACGACCAATTGAGCCAGATGCTTACGCCGACGACTGCCGACGAACCGGAACCCATCTTCGCGCGCATGGCGCCGCGGCACAAACTCCGGATCGTGTCGACGCTGAAACATATGGGCGAGATCGTCGCGGTCACGGGCGATGGGGTGAACGATGCACCGGCCATGAAGCGGGCCGATGTCGGAATCGCCATGGGCGTGGCGGGCACCGACGTCGCCAAAGAAACCGCCTCGATGATCTTGCTCGACGACAACTTCGCCACGATCGTCAACGCCATCGAGGAGGGCCGGACGGTCTACAACAACATACGCAAGTTCGTAACCTACGTGCTTGCAAGCAACGTCCCGGAGGTTGTCCCCTATCTCGGCTTCGGCCTCTCCTCGATGCCGTTGGCGTTGACGGTGCCTCAAATTCTTGCGGTCGACCTGGGTACTGATATGGTGCCGGCATTGGCGCTCGGCGCGGAGAAGCCGCACGCAGGCATCATGGACGAGCCGCCGCGTCCGAAAAGCGAGCGTCTGCTGAGTGCCGACGTACTACTGCGAGCCTATGCCTTTCTGGGACTGATTGAGGCCGGGATTGCTATGGGTGGGTTCTTTCTCTATCTCTACGCCAACGGATGGACGTGGCGCACGCCGCTCGACTGGAGCGATCCGCTGTACAAGGAGGCTACCACCGTCACCTTCACGGCCATCGTAGCGGCACAGATGGCCAACGTCTTCGCCTGCCGATCCGATCGAACGTCGATCTTCAAACTCGGGTGGGGGAGCAACCCGTTGATCCTGGTCGGCGTGGCCGTCGAACTGGCGATCTTGCTGCTCATTACCTACACTCCGATTGGTCATTTGGTTTTCAGCACGGCTCCATTGCCCGGCTGGATCTTCTGGCCGATTACCTTGGGAGCTCTCCTGCTGTTGGCTGCCGAGGAGTTGCGCAAGCTCGTTGCCGCGCACCTGCGCCGAAACGGCAGTTTTACTCCCCGCTGGACCGCACCCCCTCCGCAGCAACACCTGCATTCATCCGTTTAG
- a CDS encoding c-type cytochrome: MNTILAVASLQAILISGIALGHAEQGSALRGDAVKGREVFNGKGICHYCHGTDGFSDRRPQLAPDTKAVIDRLSPPPANLRKPEQLQLKDDKARFQAIREGHPGSAMLPDKNLTDEEIKNLLAYLAALRKNAPLPGRNPY, encoded by the coding sequence ATGAACACCATCCTCGCCGTCGCGAGCCTACAGGCCATTCTCATCAGCGGCATCGCATTGGGACATGCTGAACAAGGGAGCGCCCTTCGCGGCGACGCCGTGAAGGGGCGCGAGGTGTTCAACGGCAAAGGCATCTGTCATTACTGCCACGGTACCGATGGGTTTTCGGATCGTCGACCTCAGCTAGCCCCGGACACGAAGGCTGTCATCGACCGGCTGAGTCCGCCGCCGGCAAACCTTCGCAAGCCGGAGCAACTGCAGCTCAAAGATGACAAGGCTCGGTTCCAAGCAATCAGGGAAGGCCATCCCGGTAGCGCCATGCTTCCCGACAAGAATCTCACCGACGAGGAGATCAAAAACCTCCTCGCCTATCTGGCGGCGCTCAGAAAGAACGCCCCGTTGCCCGGCCGAAATCCCTATTGA
- a CDS encoding CBS domain-containing protein has protein sequence MGARRKQARRGTKPSAVAFGDLTVDAIMEKRVQSAVPGAKADGVARMMLKGFGAVPIVDKGKRLMGVVSEHDLLAALDGGQGWARVTAKDVMSVNPYSVRPETTVGTLIHVLKESDLIRVPVVNAQNKLVGVVARRDVVRAALKHGLKRAS, from the coding sequence ATGGGAGCACGACGAAAGCAGGCACGGCGGGGAACCAAACCGAGCGCTGTGGCGTTCGGTGATCTGACCGTAGACGCGATCATGGAGAAACGGGTGCAGTCGGCTGTGCCGGGGGCAAAGGCCGACGGCGTCGCGCGTATGATGCTAAAGGGTTTCGGGGCCGTGCCGATCGTGGACAAGGGGAAGCGGCTGATGGGAGTCGTCAGCGAGCACGACCTGCTGGCTGCGCTCGATGGCGGCCAAGGCTGGGCGAGGGTAACGGCCAAGGACGTCATGAGCGTGAATCCCTACTCAGTGAGGCCGGAAACCACCGTCGGAACCCTGATCCACGTGCTGAAGGAGAGCGATTTGATCCGGGTGCCTGTGGTAAACGCGCAGAACAAACTGGTCGGTGTGGTGGCACGGCGTGACGTGGTGCGGGCGGCGCTGAAGCATGGCCTGAAACGGGCAAGCTGA